A part of Rhopalosiphum maidis isolate BTI-1 chromosome 3, ASM367621v3, whole genome shotgun sequence genomic DNA contains:
- the LOC114253677 gene encoding piggyBac transposable element-derived protein 4-like: MGNPMTDEELLRLLENSDDDFGLSSGTDLGEGDSGDDDFDPEWSLPISQTNNTVQQEEENISDVPIISSSSYTWSNRPPIVTHIPFSKSKGLKVFPQGNDPIDYFNLLFDDRLFELLVNETNKYAVEVFLSGSGGPSSRISTRKDTNIPEMKLFIGLLFHTGTIRVNRLEDYWKTSELFNLNFFRQYMSRNRFILLLRNLHFTESEYDVNNRLNKIEPIVTYFNNKMTDVYEPSENLALDESMVLYRGRLVFRQYIKNKRHKYGIKLYMLTESGGLVHRIMIYSGQGNDTSDDFTYTEYVVVKLMEGLTGCGRSLYMDNYYNSVKLAHILLTKGTYCTGTLRANRKRNPKEITLKKLKVGESVGKYTKEGVCVMKWRDRREVLAISSEHTNDLVEVTNRRGDQKLKPKAISMYNKYMSGIDRQDQMLSYYPCERKTVRWYKKIGIHFFKLFLLNADYLYVENVKKCSLYDFRLSVITALVKNKTSINVPPILPNKKSTHYPTKVPKNEKKNILEKDVRFAIQTAHGKQQYFIVAVVKVNLVYALKTVSKFIMHNQVPGIYRDKLAT; the protein is encoded by the exons atgGGCAACCCAATGACTGATGAAGAATTATTGCGTTTGTTAGAAAATTCAGATGATGATTTTGGCTTAAGTTCTGGTACTGATTTGGGGGAAGGGGATTCTGGTGATGATGATTTTGATCCAGAATGGTCACTTCCGATATCACAAACCAATAATACAGTACAACAAGAAGAGGAAAATATATCagatgtacctattatttctTCATCGAGTTATACATGGAGTAATAGACCACCTATAGTGACACATATCCCGTTTTCAAAATCCAAAGGATTGAAGGTTTTTCCGCAAGGAAATGAccctattgattattttaatctattatttgaTGATAGACTTTTCGAGTTATTAGTTAACGAAACCAATAAATATGCAGTTGAAGTTTTTTTATCCGGATCTGGGGGTCCATCATCTCGAATTTCTACGCGGAAAGATACAAATATACCCGAAATGAAACTTTTTATTGGTTTACTTTTTCACACTGGAACTATAAGAGTCAATCGTTTGGAAGATTATTGGAAGACAAGCGAGTTATTcaacttgaatttttttcggCAATATATGAGTAGAAAtcgttttatattacttttgagaaatttgcattttacTGAAAGTGAATATGATGTGAACAATCGCCTGAATAAAATTGAACCGATAGtaacatatttcaataataaaatgacagATGTTTATGAACCTTCTGAAAATTTAGCACTCGATGAGTCAATGGTTTTATATCGGGGTAGATTAGTTTTCCGGCAATACATCAAAAATAAGCGCCATAAGTATGGTATCAAACTGTACATGCTCACAGAATCCGGTGGGTTAGTCCacagaattatgatatactcTGGACAAGGAAATGATACGTCTGACGATTTTACTTATACAGAATATGTTGTCGTAAAATTAATGGAAGGACTTACTGGGTGTGGTCGATCATTGTATATggacaattattacaatagtgTAAAGCTAGCTCACATACTTCTAACAAAAGGAACATATTGTACAGGAACTTTGCGAGCCAATAGAAAAAGAAACCCTAAAGAAAtaactttgaaaaaattaaaagtaggaGAAAGTGTTGGAAAGTATACCAAGGAAGGCGTATGTGTGATGAAATGGCGAGACAGACGAGAAGTTTTAGCTATAAGCTCTGAGCACACTAATGATTTAGTTGAAGTTACTAACAGAAGAGGAGATCAAAAATTGAAACCTAAGGCAATTTctatgtataacaaatatatgtcGGGAATTGATAGACAAGACCAAATGCTATCATACTACCCATGCGAAAGAAAAACTGTAAGGTGGTACAAAAAAATCgggattcatttttttaaattatttttgctaaATGCCGATTACTTATACGtagaaaacgtaaaaaaatgtagtctgtATGATTTTAGACTTTCCGTTATTACAGcattggtaaaaaataaaaccagcATAAATGTTCCTCCAATACTTCCTAATAAAAAAAGCACGCACTATCCTACAAAAGTaccaaaaaacgaaaaaaaaaatatattagaaaaagaTGTAAGGTTTGCCATTCAAACGGCACAcggaaaacaacaatattttattgtagcaGTTGTGAAGGTCAACCTGGTCTATGCATTGAAAACTGTTTCGAAATTTATCATGCATAATCAA GTACCAGGAATATATAGGGATAAACTCGCCACATAA